One window from the genome of Streptomyces sp. NBC_00287 encodes:
- a CDS encoding helix-turn-helix domain-containing protein translates to MSRDHVQSAERSAGPSPDGGAQAPFLELLARGASADAYEQPVLLARAEGQPAERIAALEAAKLLALRVRSELEGRRRREAELSALFETAHDLAGLRDLDAVLQAIVQRARSLLGTDVAYLSLNDPKRGDTYMRVTEGSVAARFQQLRLGMGEGLGGLVAQTARPYVTDDYFQDDRFRHTQSIDSGVRDEGLVAICGVPLMLGHHVIGVLFAADRRARVFEREQIAVLGSFAALAAAAIDTANLLTETRSALADLERANEIIRDRSGVIERASDVHDRLAELVLRGGGVHDVAAAVAEVLDGTVEFTESAPARALETSRAEGHAVRHQDDWIAAVAAGGELLGALVLHGHPGLDPVDQRTLERAAMVTSLLLLARRSAAEAEQRVRGELLDDLLNGRDRDPRLLRERAARLEADLDATHVVLAARLDGPPAGADQEADARRRLWSAASHLAATRHGLAAARDGGTVLLLPLEAGDTATDTARRTAHHLGTAVHEPVTVGASAPVEDLATYPDAVAAAYEEGRRCLDALQLLGRRGDGAAAEDFGFVGLLLAGDRDITGFVERTIGQVVAYDERRGTDLVRTLDAYFASGMSPARTKDDLHVHVNTVAQRLERVGRLLGDDWQSPARALEIQLALRLHRLAG, encoded by the coding sequence ATGTCCCGCGATCACGTGCAGTCCGCAGAGCGCTCCGCCGGCCCTTCGCCGGACGGCGGTGCCCAGGCACCGTTCCTCGAACTGCTGGCCCGAGGCGCCTCGGCCGACGCCTACGAGCAGCCGGTGCTGCTCGCCCGCGCCGAGGGACAGCCCGCCGAGCGGATCGCCGCGCTGGAGGCGGCGAAGCTGCTCGCGCTGCGGGTCCGCTCGGAGCTGGAGGGACGACGTCGACGCGAGGCCGAACTGTCGGCGCTGTTCGAGACGGCGCACGACCTGGCGGGCCTGCGGGACCTGGACGCCGTACTCCAGGCGATCGTGCAGCGTGCCCGATCGCTGCTCGGCACCGATGTCGCCTACCTCAGCCTGAACGACCCCAAGCGCGGCGACACCTATATGCGGGTGACCGAGGGCTCGGTCGCCGCTCGCTTCCAGCAACTGCGCCTCGGCATGGGGGAAGGGCTCGGCGGCCTCGTCGCCCAGACGGCGCGCCCCTATGTCACCGACGACTACTTCCAGGACGACCGGTTTCGGCACACCCAAAGCATCGACTCCGGTGTGCGCGACGAGGGCCTGGTGGCGATCTGCGGGGTGCCGCTGATGCTGGGGCACCACGTCATCGGCGTGCTGTTCGCGGCGGACCGGCGGGCCCGGGTCTTCGAGCGGGAGCAGATCGCTGTGCTGGGCTCCTTCGCCGCCCTGGCCGCGGCCGCCATCGACACCGCCAACCTGCTCACCGAGACCCGCTCGGCCCTGGCGGATCTGGAGCGGGCCAACGAGATCATCCGGGACCGCAGCGGCGTCATCGAGCGCGCCTCCGACGTCCACGACCGGCTCGCCGAACTCGTGCTGCGCGGCGGCGGAGTACACGACGTGGCCGCCGCGGTCGCCGAAGTCCTCGACGGCACCGTCGAGTTCACCGAGAGCGCCCCGGCCCGCGCGTTGGAGACCTCCCGCGCCGAAGGCCACGCCGTACGGCACCAGGACGACTGGATCGCGGCCGTGGCCGCGGGCGGTGAACTCCTCGGCGCGCTCGTGCTGCACGGCCACCCCGGACTCGACCCTGTCGACCAGCGCACCCTGGAGCGCGCCGCCATGGTCACCTCGCTGCTGCTGCTCGCCCGGCGCTCGGCCGCCGAGGCCGAACAGCGGGTCCGCGGCGAGCTGTTGGACGACCTGTTGAACGGACGTGACCGCGACCCGCGCCTGCTGCGCGAGCGTGCCGCCCGGCTCGAGGCCGACCTGGACGCCACCCATGTGGTCCTCGCCGCCCGCCTCGACGGCCCCCCGGCAGGCGCAGACCAGGAGGCCGACGCCCGTCGGCGCCTGTGGTCCGCCGCCTCGCATCTTGCCGCGACCCGGCACGGCCTGGCCGCGGCCCGGGACGGCGGCACTGTCCTGCTGCTGCCCCTGGAAGCGGGCGACACCGCCACCGACACCGCCCGCCGCACCGCCCACCACCTGGGCACCGCCGTCCACGAGCCGGTCACCGTCGGCGCCTCCGCCCCGGTCGAGGACCTCGCCACCTACCCCGACGCCGTGGCCGCCGCCTACGAGGAGGGCCGCCGCTGCCTGGACGCCCTACAGCTGCTCGGGCGCCGCGGGGACGGTGCCGCGGCCGAGGACTTCGGCTTCGTCGGACTGCTGCTGGCCGGCGACCGGGACATCACCGGCTTCGTCGAGCGCACCATCGGCCAGGTCGTGGCCTACGACGAACGACGCGGCACCGATCTGGTGCGCACCCTCGACGCCTACTTCGCCAGCGGGATGAGCCCCGCCCGCACCAAGGACGACCTGCACGTCCATGTGAATACGGTCGCCCAGCGCCTGGAGCGCGTCGGCCGTCTGCTCGGCGACGACTGGCAGAGCCCGGCCCGCGCCCTGGAGATCCAGCTGGCGCTGCGGCTGCACCGGCTGGCGGGGTGA
- a CDS encoding 3-hydroxybutyrate dehydrogenase — MTASNAFPAPPAPSLDLGGRTALVTGAAGGIGRACALRLAAAGAKVRAVDRDAAGLEALAEQCRGLAGTVEPHPLDLTDLDAAELAAAGTDVLVNNAGLQLVRPLEEFPPDVFHTVLTVMLEAPFRLIRGALPHMYGQGWGRIVNVSSVHGLRASAYKAAYVSAKHGLEGLSKTAALEGAPHGVTSNCVCPSYVRTPLVEKQIADQARAHGIPEERVLTDVMLQDSALKRLIEPDEVAEAVAYLCSPQASFVTGTSLVLDGGWTAH, encoded by the coding sequence ATGACCGCGTCCAACGCCTTCCCGGCACCCCCCGCTCCCTCGCTCGACCTCGGCGGCCGCACCGCCCTTGTCACCGGCGCCGCCGGTGGCATCGGCCGCGCCTGTGCGCTTCGGCTCGCGGCCGCCGGGGCCAAGGTCAGAGCGGTCGACCGGGACGCCGCGGGCCTGGAGGCGCTCGCCGAGCAGTGCCGGGGCCTCGCGGGCACGGTCGAGCCGCACCCCCTCGACCTCACCGACCTCGACGCCGCCGAACTCGCCGCGGCCGGCACCGACGTCCTCGTCAACAACGCCGGACTGCAACTGGTGCGCCCTCTGGAGGAGTTCCCGCCCGATGTCTTCCACACGGTGCTCACCGTGATGCTGGAGGCACCGTTCCGGCTCATCCGCGGCGCCCTGCCCCATATGTACGGCCAGGGCTGGGGCCGTATCGTCAATGTGTCCTCCGTGCACGGGCTGCGGGCCTCCGCCTACAAGGCGGCCTATGTGTCCGCCAAGCACGGACTGGAGGGTCTGTCCAAGACCGCCGCCCTGGAGGGCGCCCCCCATGGCGTCACCTCGAACTGTGTGTGCCCCTCCTATGTGCGCACCCCCCTGGTCGAGAAGCAGATCGCCGACCAGGCCCGGGCCCACGGCATCCCCGAAGAGCGCGTCCTGACCGACGTCATGCTGCAGGACAGCGCGCTCAAGCGGCTCATCGAGCCGGACGAGGTCGCCGAGGCGGTGGCGTATCTGTGCAGTCCGCAGGCCTCCTTCGTGACCGGCACGTCGCTCGTTCTCGACGGCGGCTGGACGGCGCACTGA
- a CDS encoding O-antigen ligase family protein → MTSAAGSEGARDIGERRNVSDAAGVVVLGACATWSLVTAAVQDGRPEGVLLAILAVAAGYAAGRIGGTLLPVAVPCAAALAGVALTVTLPRLGPDPEIIPPLGHAGATAALLTLSAGAACCAAWATTTPALRLALRLLAAGIAVTAAALGSTTGFVVCSAVLLCSLAADRMPHRGVGIAGLALTTALVTGLTWAVAGKAVPDGLTASLEGQLTGHRLDLWHDALDLARQDAALGVGPGRFGELSTTATSTLLSDGKPHSAPLQQAAEQGVVGVVLLAAAFGWVLFALWRAPRPTPVVLTAGAALTGLAAIAAVGNALSFTTVSVGAGLLAGLATARPMPDASAADVPEARPHRAV, encoded by the coding sequence ATGACGTCTGCGGCCGGTTCTGAGGGCGCCAGAGACATCGGAGAAAGACGAAACGTTTCTGACGCGGCGGGCGTCGTGGTGCTCGGCGCCTGCGCCACCTGGTCCCTGGTCACGGCCGCGGTCCAGGACGGCCGGCCCGAGGGCGTCCTGCTCGCGATCCTGGCGGTCGCCGCCGGTTACGCGGCGGGCCGGATCGGCGGAACCCTGCTGCCGGTCGCCGTACCCTGCGCCGCGGCGCTGGCCGGAGTGGCCCTGACGGTCACCCTCCCCCGGCTCGGCCCGGACCCCGAGATCATCCCGCCGCTCGGCCACGCCGGTGCCACCGCCGCCCTGCTCACCCTCTCCGCGGGCGCCGCCTGCTGCGCCGCCTGGGCCACCACCACCCCTGCCCTGCGGCTCGCCCTGCGCCTGCTGGCCGCCGGCATCGCGGTGACCGCGGCCGCCCTCGGCTCCACCACCGGCTTCGTCGTCTGCTCCGCGGTGCTGCTGTGCTCCCTCGCCGCCGACCGAATGCCCCACCGCGGTGTCGGCATCGCCGGACTGGCCCTGACCACGGCCCTGGTGACCGGCCTGACCTGGGCGGTCGCCGGAAAGGCGGTGCCGGACGGGCTCACCGCGTCGCTGGAGGGCCAGCTGACCGGGCACCGTCTGGACCTGTGGCACGACGCCCTGGACCTGGCGCGCCAGGACGCCGCCCTGGGCGTGGGCCCGGGACGGTTCGGGGAGCTGAGCACGACGGCGACCAGCACCCTGCTCTCCGACGGCAAACCGCACTCGGCGCCCTTGCAGCAGGCCGCCGAGCAGGGAGTCGTCGGAGTGGTGCTGCTGGCGGCGGCGTTCGGCTGGGTGCTGTTCGCGCTCTGGCGGGCTCCCCGCCCGACCCCGGTCGTACTCACCGCGGGCGCGGCCCTGACGGGTCTCGCGGCGATCGCCGCGGTCGGCAACGCGCTCAGCTTCACCACGGTGTCCGTCGGCGCGGGACTCTTGGCCGGGCTGGCCACGGCCCGCCCGATGCCCGACGCGTCAGCCGCCGACGTGCCGGAGGCACGCCCCCACCGCGCCGTGTGA
- a CDS encoding NUDIX hydrolase, which translates to MPTPDFIRTIRASAGNQLLWLPGVSAVVFDDGGRVLLGQRADNHQWTVISGIPDPGEQPATAAVREVYEETGVYCVVERVVLVRSGKEVAYPNGDKCQFMDITFRCRAVGGEARVNDDESLQVGWFDVDGLPTMGERQLFRIKQALSDEPTWFETTTSD; encoded by the coding sequence ATGCCTACACCTGACTTCATTCGTACGATCCGGGCCTCCGCCGGGAACCAGCTGCTGTGGCTGCCCGGAGTGAGCGCCGTTGTCTTCGACGACGGAGGCCGGGTCCTGCTGGGGCAGCGGGCGGACAACCACCAGTGGACGGTGATCTCGGGGATCCCGGACCCCGGTGAGCAGCCCGCGACCGCTGCCGTGCGGGAGGTGTACGAGGAGACGGGGGTGTACTGCGTCGTCGAACGCGTCGTCCTTGTCCGGTCCGGGAAAGAGGTCGCCTACCCCAACGGCGACAAGTGCCAGTTCATGGACATCACCTTTCGCTGCCGGGCCGTCGGCGGCGAGGCGCGTGTGAACGATGACGAGTCGTTGCAGGTCGGCTGGTTCGACGTGGATGGGCTGCCCACGATGGGCGAACGCCAGTTGTTCCGGATCAAACAGGCCCTGTCCGACGAACCCACATGGTTCGAGACCACGACTTCCGACTGA
- a CDS encoding MFS transporter yields MASAASAPPTPASLKRIVAASLIGTTIEWYDFFLYGAAAALVFNTLFFPDSDPLVGTLLSFLTYAVGFAARPIGALVFGHYGDRLGRKKLLVLSLLLMGGATFAIGLLPTHETIGSAAPVLLTVLRLVQGFALGGEWGGAVLLVSEHGDARRRGFWASWPQTGAPAGQLLATGVLAALTALQSDATFESWGWRVPFLLSGVLVIVGMWIRLSVDESPVFKAALAQAEARKAEQIVEKMPLVAVLRHHWKDVLIAMGARMAENISYYVITAFILVYAVDHTGLEKQTALNAVLIASAIHFAVIPGWGALSDRWGRRPVYLLGAIGMGAWAFPFFALVDSESFGLLIVAVTVGLIFHGAMYAPQAAFFSEMFATRMRYSGASIGAQFASVAAGAPAPLIATALLVESDGSTLISLYLLAAVAITLVALAAARETRHRDLSQIGATDSPQDATDPASVR; encoded by the coding sequence ATGGCCTCCGCAGCATCCGCTCCCCCAACTCCAGCCAGTCTGAAGCGCATCGTCGCCGCCAGCCTCATCGGCACAACTATCGAGTGGTACGACTTCTTCCTCTACGGTGCCGCCGCCGCACTGGTCTTCAACACGCTCTTCTTCCCCGACTCCGACCCCCTCGTCGGCACCCTGCTCTCCTTCCTCACCTACGCCGTCGGATTCGCCGCCCGGCCCATCGGCGCGCTCGTGTTCGGGCACTACGGGGACCGGCTGGGACGCAAGAAGCTGCTCGTCCTCAGTCTGCTGCTGATGGGCGGCGCCACCTTCGCCATCGGGCTGCTGCCCACCCACGAGACCATCGGCAGCGCCGCTCCGGTGCTGCTGACCGTGCTGCGGCTGGTCCAGGGCTTTGCGCTCGGCGGTGAGTGGGGCGGTGCCGTGCTGCTGGTGTCCGAGCACGGGGACGCGCGGCGGCGCGGCTTCTGGGCGTCGTGGCCGCAGACCGGGGCGCCCGCAGGTCAGCTCCTCGCCACCGGCGTGCTGGCCGCCCTGACGGCGCTGCAGAGCGACGCCACGTTCGAGTCCTGGGGCTGGCGCGTGCCGTTCCTGCTCTCCGGCGTACTGGTGATCGTCGGGATGTGGATCCGGCTGTCGGTCGACGAGTCACCGGTGTTCAAGGCGGCGCTGGCGCAGGCCGAGGCGCGCAAGGCCGAGCAGATCGTCGAGAAGATGCCGCTGGTCGCGGTGTTGCGGCACCACTGGAAGGACGTGCTCATCGCGATGGGCGCGCGGATGGCCGAGAACATCTCGTACTACGTGATCACGGCCTTCATCCTGGTGTACGCCGTGGACCACACCGGTCTGGAGAAGCAGACCGCCCTGAACGCCGTCCTGATCGCCTCCGCGATCCACTTCGCGGTGATCCCGGGCTGGGGCGCACTGTCCGACCGCTGGGGCCGCCGTCCGGTCTATCTGCTGGGCGCGATCGGGATGGGCGCCTGGGCATTCCCCTTCTTCGCCCTCGTCGACTCCGAGAGCTTCGGCCTGCTGATCGTCGCGGTGACGGTGGGCCTGATCTTCCACGGCGCGATGTACGCGCCGCAGGCGGCGTTCTTCTCCGAGATGTTCGCGACCCGCATGCGCTACTCGGGCGCGTCGATCGGCGCGCAGTTCGCCTCCGTCGCGGCCGGGGCTCCGGCGCCGCTCATCGCGACGGCGCTGCTGGTGGAATCCGACGGCTCGACCCTGATCTCGCTGTACCTGCTGGCCGCGGTGGCCATCACGCTCGTCGCCCTGGCGGCGGCCCGTGAGACGCGGCACCGCGATCTGTCGCAGATCGGCGCCACCGACTCTCCGCAGGACGCCACGGACCCGGCCTCGGTCCGCTGA
- the lnt gene encoding apolipoprotein N-acyltransferase, whose amino-acid sequence MTVTATSVDESDQVNPLAPAPRRVWLARLLPALAAALFGVLLYVSFPPRTVWWLAVPAFAGFGWLLRGRSWKAGLGLGYLFGLGFLLPLLVWTGVEVGPGPWIALVVIEAIFVALVGAGVAAVSRLPGWPVWAAALWIAGEAARARAPFSGFPWGKIAFGQADGVFLPLAAVGGTPVLGFAVVLCGFGLCEVIRLAADQRRTRAVQRSAAAVALLSVAVPFAGALAARPLVSDKAENGTVTVAVIQGNVPRAGLDFNSQRRAVLDYHARETERLAAEIKAGKVAKPDFVLWPENSSDIDPFANPDARVVIDTAAKAIGVPISVGGVVERDGKLLNEQILWDPVEGPLQTYDKRQIQPFGEYLPLRSMIGAINSEWTSMVRQDFSRGSTPGVFTIDGTKVGLATCYEAAFDWAVRDTVTDGAQMISVPSNNATFDRSEMTYQQLAMSRVRAVEHSRTVTVPVTSGVSAIIMPDGTITQKTGMFVADSLVQKVPLRSSQTPATRLGILPEIALVLVAAGGLGWAIGAGLRKRQAAPAR is encoded by the coding sequence GTGACCGTCACCGCAACCTCCGTGGACGAGTCGGACCAGGTGAATCCGCTCGCGCCCGCCCCGCGCCGGGTGTGGCTCGCGCGCCTGCTTCCGGCTCTCGCCGCGGCGCTCTTCGGAGTGCTGCTCTACGTCAGCTTCCCGCCACGCACTGTGTGGTGGCTGGCCGTGCCGGCCTTCGCGGGGTTCGGCTGGTTGCTGCGCGGCCGCAGCTGGAAGGCGGGCCTCGGTCTCGGTTACCTCTTCGGCCTGGGCTTCCTGCTGCCCCTGCTGGTGTGGACGGGCGTGGAGGTCGGCCCCGGTCCCTGGATCGCGCTGGTCGTCATCGAGGCGATCTTCGTCGCGCTGGTCGGCGCGGGCGTCGCCGCGGTCTCCCGGCTGCCGGGCTGGCCCGTGTGGGCCGCGGCCCTGTGGATCGCCGGGGAGGCGGCACGCGCGCGTGCGCCGTTCAGCGGCTTCCCCTGGGGCAAGATCGCCTTCGGTCAGGCAGACGGCGTCTTCCTGCCGCTCGCCGCGGTAGGCGGCACCCCGGTGCTCGGGTTCGCGGTCGTCCTGTGCGGCTTCGGCCTGTGCGAGGTGATCCGGCTCGCCGCGGACCAGCGGCGCACCCGGGCCGTGCAGCGGTCCGCCGCGGCTGTGGCGCTGCTGAGCGTCGCCGTTCCCTTCGCCGGTGCGCTGGCCGCCCGGCCGCTGGTGAGCGACAAGGCCGAGAACGGCACGGTGACCGTGGCGGTCATCCAGGGCAATGTGCCGCGCGCGGGTCTTGACTTCAACTCCCAGCGCCGGGCCGTGCTCGACTACCACGCGCGGGAGACCGAGCGGCTGGCCGCCGAGATTAAGGCCGGCAAGGTCGCCAAGCCCGACTTCGTGTTGTGGCCCGAGAACTCCTCCGACATCGACCCCTTCGCCAACCCCGACGCGCGCGTGGTCATCGATACGGCAGCCAAGGCCATCGGGGTGCCGATCTCGGTCGGCGGAGTCGTGGAACGCGACGGCAAGCTGCTCAACGAGCAGATCCTGTGGGACCCGGTCGAGGGACCGCTCCAGACGTACGACAAGCGGCAGATCCAGCCGTTCGGCGAGTACCTGCCGCTGCGGTCGATGATCGGGGCGATCAACTCCGAGTGGACGTCGATGGTCCGCCAGGACTTCAGCCGGGGCAGCACACCGGGTGTGTTCACCATCGACGGCACCAAGGTGGGCCTCGCCACCTGTTACGAGGCCGCGTTCGACTGGGCGGTGCGCGACACCGTCACCGACGGCGCGCAGATGATCTCCGTGCCGAGCAACAACGCCACCTTCGACCGCAGCGAGATGACCTACCAGCAGCTCGCCATGTCCCGGGTGCGGGCCGTGGAGCACAGCCGGACCGTCACGGTCCCGGTGACCAGCGGCGTCAGCGCGATCATCATGCCGGACGGCACCATCACCCAGAAGACCGGCATGTTCGTGGCCGACTCCCTGGTGCAGAAGGTGCCCCTGCGCTCCTCCCAGACGCCCGCCACACGGCTCGGCATCCTGCCGGAGATCGCCCTGGTGCTGGTCGCCGCGGGCGGACTCGGCTGGGCGATCGGCGCCGGTTTGCGCAAGAGGCAGGCCGCACCGGCCCGTTAG